The proteins below come from a single Gordonia sp. X0973 genomic window:
- a CDS encoding CoA ester lyase yields MPNTYDIDGPALADRSLAHRVRTAATFLFVPGNRPERFEKAMGAGADLVVLDLEDAVGADEKDAARRNVERFVAAGNECVVRVNAPNSGLLRADLAALDGLRCAIMVPKSEDPEQLRRIGAARGLVPVMIALVETARGVVDAAQIARVPGIQRLALGSFDLAAELGIDPVDQQALAATRGNLVLASAAAGLSGPVDGVTAAVDDTDKIAAETTAARRLGFAGKLCIHPRQVPTVASAFAPTEAEQVWARRVLEAIAEGDGVAVLDGEMIDKPVLDRAQRILARTGS; encoded by the coding sequence ATGCCCAACACCTACGACATCGACGGTCCCGCCCTCGCGGACCGCAGCCTCGCCCACCGCGTCCGCACGGCCGCGACCTTCCTGTTCGTCCCGGGCAACCGGCCCGAGCGCTTCGAGAAGGCGATGGGGGCCGGCGCCGATCTGGTCGTCCTCGACCTGGAGGACGCGGTGGGCGCCGACGAGAAGGACGCCGCCCGTCGCAACGTCGAGAGGTTCGTCGCAGCCGGCAACGAATGCGTGGTCCGCGTCAACGCCCCCAACTCGGGGTTGCTGCGCGCCGATCTCGCCGCCCTCGACGGTCTGCGCTGCGCCATCATGGTGCCCAAGTCCGAGGATCCCGAACAGCTGCGCCGCATCGGTGCCGCTCGCGGGCTGGTACCGGTCATGATCGCGCTCGTCGAGACCGCGCGCGGCGTGGTGGACGCCGCCCAGATCGCCCGGGTGCCCGGCATCCAACGCCTCGCGCTGGGCAGCTTCGACCTCGCCGCCGAACTCGGCATCGACCCGGTCGACCAGCAGGCACTCGCCGCGACCCGCGGAAACCTGGTCCTCGCGTCGGCCGCCGCCGGACTCAGCGGACCGGTCGACGGCGTGACCGCCGCCGTCGACGACACCGACAAGATCGCCGCGGAGACCACCGCCGCCCGACGCCTCGGGTTCGCCGGCAAGCTGTGCATCCACCCGCGGCAGGTGCCCACCGTCGCATCGGCCTTCGCCCCGACGGAGGCCGAGCAGGTGTGGGCGCGGCGCGTCCTGGAGGCGATCGCCGAGGGCGACGGGGTGGCGGTCCTCGACGGCGAGATGATCGACAAACCCGTCCTCGACCGCGCTCAGCGCATCCTCGCCCGCACCGGCAGCTGA
- a CDS encoding acyl-CoA dehydrogenase family protein, with product MPETSPAIAGPEVDAEDFAQIRDSVREWVRTRVVPREAEIADNDAMPDDIRQQAKDMGLFGFAIPQEWGGLGLDLAQDVELAMELGYTALALRSMFGTNNGIAGQVLVNFGTDEQKATWLPGIASGDVVASFALTEPGAGSNPAGLRTKAVQDGDDWVIDGEKCFITNAPTANLFVTFARTRPADENGPGIAVFLVPGDADGLSVAPHDAKMGQQGAWTSNVSFSGVRVPASALVGGDVDTGYRAAMISLARGRVHISGLAVGAAQRALDESLRHVAVTTQGGTPIGDFQLVQAHIADMQTGIMAGRALARDAAQKWVTGEDRRIAPSVAKLYCTEMVGQVADKAVQVHGGSGYMREMPVERIYRDVRLLRLYEGTSEIQRLIIGGGLVKQAKKEAKG from the coding sequence ATGCCAGAAACCAGCCCAGCCATCGCCGGACCCGAGGTCGACGCGGAGGATTTCGCCCAGATCCGGGACTCGGTGCGCGAATGGGTCCGCACGCGCGTCGTCCCGCGTGAGGCCGAGATCGCCGACAACGACGCGATGCCCGACGACATCCGCCAACAGGCCAAGGACATGGGGCTGTTCGGCTTCGCCATCCCGCAGGAGTGGGGCGGCCTCGGACTCGACCTGGCCCAGGATGTCGAGCTGGCGATGGAACTCGGCTACACCGCACTCGCCCTGCGCTCGATGTTCGGCACCAACAACGGCATCGCCGGTCAGGTCCTGGTCAACTTCGGCACCGACGAGCAGAAGGCCACCTGGCTCCCCGGCATCGCCTCCGGCGACGTGGTGGCCTCCTTCGCGCTGACCGAGCCCGGCGCCGGCTCCAACCCGGCCGGCCTGCGCACCAAGGCCGTCCAGGACGGCGACGACTGGGTCATCGACGGCGAGAAGTGCTTCATCACCAACGCCCCGACCGCCAACCTGTTCGTCACCTTCGCCCGCACCCGCCCCGCCGACGAGAACGGACCCGGCATCGCGGTCTTCCTCGTCCCCGGCGACGCCGACGGACTGTCCGTCGCCCCGCATGACGCCAAGATGGGCCAACAGGGCGCCTGGACCTCCAACGTCTCCTTCAGCGGCGTGCGCGTCCCCGCCTCGGCGCTGGTCGGCGGCGACGTCGACACCGGCTACCGCGCCGCGATGATCTCCCTGGCCCGCGGTCGCGTCCACATCTCCGGCCTCGCCGTCGGTGCCGCGCAACGCGCACTCGACGAATCCCTGCGCCACGTCGCCGTCACCACCCAGGGCGGCACCCCCATCGGCGACTTCCAACTGGTCCAAGCCCACATCGCCGACATGCAGACCGGCATCATGGCCGGACGAGCCCTCGCCCGCGACGCCGCACAGAAATGGGTCACGGGCGAAGACCGTCGCATCGCCCCGTCGGTCGCCAAGCTCTACTGCACCGAAATGGTCGGCCAAGTCGCCGACAAAGCCGTCCAAGTCCACGGCGGCTCCGGCTACATGCGGGAGATGCCCGTCGAACGCATCTACCGCGACGTCCGCCTCCTGCGCCTCTACGAGGGCACCAGCGAAATCCAACGCCTCATCATCGGCGGCGGACTGGTCAAACAAGCCAAGAAGGAGGCCAAGGGCTGA